A single region of the Triticum dicoccoides isolate Atlit2015 ecotype Zavitan chromosome 2B, WEW_v2.0, whole genome shotgun sequence genome encodes:
- the LOC119361187 gene encoding amino acid permease 6-like, translating to MALADVDVEIGGLPAEHRLRIIGDGSVDDDGKPKRMGTVWTASAHIITAVIGSGVLSLPWSMAQLGWVAGPSTLVVFAGVTYYTSVLLTDCYRSGDAVAGKRNYTYMEAVESYLGSGQVWFCGLCQYVNLVGTAIGYTITASTSAAALYKANCFHKGGHSADCGVYTTMYMVVFGVSQVVFSQLPNLHEMAWLSILAAVMSFSYSTIGVGLSLAQTISGPTGKTTMGGTAIGVDVASSAQKIWLTLQALGNIAFAYSYSMVLIEIQDTVRAPPAENKTMRKANLMGVSTTTAFYMLCGCLGYAAFGNAAPGNMLTGFGFYEPFWLIDFANVCIVVHLVGAYQVYCQPIYAAVESWAAARWPGSDFVVRQYHPFGADRFGVNMFRMVGRTAFVVVSTVLAILLPFFNDILGLLGALGFWPLTVYFPVEMYIRQSKVKRSSWKWVALQSLSFVCFAVTVGVTVASVQGITQSLKNYVPFKTRL from the coding sequence ATGGCCCTAGCAGACGTCGATGTGGAGATCGGGGGACTGCCGGCGGAGCACCGTCTGCGGATCATCGGCGACGGTTCCGTCGACGACGACGGCAAGCCCAAGAGAATGGGAACGGTATGGACGGCGAGCGCGCACATCATAACGGCGGTGATCGGCTCCGGCGTGCTGTCCCTGCCCTGGTCCATGGCGCAGCTCGGCTGGGTCGCCGGGCCGTCCACGCTCGTTGTCTTCGCCGGCGTCACGTACTACACCTCCGTGCTCCTCACCGACTGCTACCGCAGCGGCGACGCCGTCGCCGGGAAGAGGAACTACACCTACATGGAGGCCGTCGAGTCCTACCTAGGCAGCGGCCAAGTGTGGTTCTGCGGCCTCTGCCAGTACGTCAACCTCGTCGGAACCGCAATCGGGTACACCATCACGGCGTCGACCAGCGCCGCCGCTCTGTACAAGGCCAACTGCTTCCACAAGGGCGGCCACTCTGCCGACTGCGGCGTGTACACCACCATGTACATGGTCGTGTTCGGGGTCTCCCAGGTCGTCTTCTCCCAGCTCCCCAACCTCCATGAGATGGCGTGGCTGTCCATCCTGGCCGCGGTCATGTCCTTTTCCTACTCCACGATCGGCGTTGGCCTCTCCTTGGCGCAGACCATATCAGGCCCTACGGGCAAGACGACCATGGGTGGCACTGCCATTGGGGTAGACGTGGCAAGTTCGGCCCAGAAGATATGGCTGACACTGCAGGCGCTCGGCAACATCGCGTTCGCCTACTCGTACTCCATGGTCCTTATAGAAATCCAGGACACGGTGAGGGCGCCTCCGGCCGAGAACAAGACGATGAGGAAGGCGAACCTCATGGGGGTCTCCACCACCACGGCCTTCTACATGCTCTGCGGCTGCCTCGGCTACGCCGCCTTCGGCAACGCCGCGCCCGGGAACATGCTCACCGGCTTCGGCTTCTACGAGCCCTTCTGGCTCATCGACTTCGCCAACGTCTGCATCGTCGTGCACCTCGTCGGCGCCTATCAGGTCTACTGCCAGCCCATCTACGCCGCCGTGGAGAGCTGGGCCGCGGCGCGGTGGCCGGGCTCGGACTTCGTCGTCCGCCAGTACCATCCCTTCGGCGCCGACAGGTTCGGCGTCAACATGTTCAGGATGGTGGGGAGGACGGCGTTCGTCGTGGTCAGCACGGTGCTCGCCATCTTGCTGCCCTTCTTCAACGACATCCTTGGGCTCCTCGGCGCGCTCGGGTTCTGGCCGCTCACCGTCTACTTCCCTGTCGAGATGTACATCCGGCAGAGCAAAGTGAAGAGGTCCTCGTGGAAGTGGGTGGCGCTACAGAGCCTGAGTTTCGTGTGCTTCGCGGTGACGGTGGGTGTGACCGTGGCGTCCGTGCAGGGAATCACCCAATCGCTCAAAAACTATGTGCCGTTCAAGACCAGGTTGTGA
- the LOC119368399 gene encoding BTB/POZ and MATH domain-containing protein 2-like: MANKSTSEVSHGQLPKTSSTCLTESVTAVHDFEVANYRLLDGIGVGKQVRSSYFSVAGFEWFINFFPDGRMADYADYTSVFLDRVIQQNDTRNVRTKLTLNMLEKDGEAQLTKCDEIDHVFSSAKSYWGYFRFVAKAKLKSLSQANNGFFIIRCVLTVIKEPRTEVKRNTVVVPQPNLQDQLCQMWKDGQGADVTFSVDGQLFKAHRCLLAARSLVFKAELLGPMKEKETHCIKIDDIDPEIFEALLHFIYTDSLIVGEHHKEGEIAKLQHLLVASDRYGLDRLNVMCESKLSECIDVETVATTLVLAEQHHCKDLKEACVEFMAPRNVLQAVMETDGFKHLVASCPLVMKELLDMVSRGG, translated from the coding sequence ATGGCCAACAAATCCACCTCTGAAGTTAGCCATGGCCAACTACCCAAGACATCGTCAACATGCTTGACGGAGAGTGTCACTGCGGTGCATGATTTTGAGGTGGCCAATTACCGGTTGCTGGATGGCATCGGCGTCGGCAAGCAAGTTCGCTCAAGCTACTTCAGCGTGGCTGGCTTTGAGTGGTTTATCAATTTCTTCCCGGATGGGAGGATGGCAGACTACGCTGATTATACATCAGTCTTTCTTGACCGTGTCATCCAACAGAATGACACTCGTAATGTCAGGACTAAGTTGACCTTAAACATGCTAGAGAAAGATGGCGAGGCACAATTAACTAAATGTGATGAGATAGATCATGTCTTTTCCTCAGCAAAGTCATATTGGGGCTACTTCAGATTCGTTGCGAAAGCGAAACTGAAATCATTGTCGCAAGCCAACAATGGCTTCTTCATTATACGCTGTGTTCTCACCGTGATAAAAGAACCTCGCACCGAGGTTAAGAGGAACACTGTTGTGGTTCCGCAACCGAATCTGCAAGACCAGCTCTGCCAAATGTGGAAGGATGGTCAGGGAGCAGATGTGACATTCAGTGTGGATGGCCAACTGTTCAAAGCTCACAGATGCTTATTGGCTGCACGGTCTCTGGTTTTCAAGGCGGAGCTCTTGGGTCCGATGAAGGAGAAGGAAACACACTGCATCAAAATTGATGACATCGACCCTGAAATCTTTGAGGCTCTTCTTCACTTCATATACACAGATTCCCTGATAGTCGGTGAGCACCACAAAGAAGGTGAAATTGCAAAACTGCAGCATCTGCTAGTTGCCTCGGATCGATATGGTTTGGATAGGTTAAATGTCATGTGTGAAAGTAAATTGTCTGAGTGCATTGACGTGGAGACTGTTGCAACAACATTGGTTTTAGCAGAGCAACACCACTGCAAGGATCTCAAAGAAGCCTGTGTTGAGTTTATGGCTCCACGGAATGTTCTACAAGCTGTCATGGAAACCGATGGTTTCAAACATTTGGTAGCAAGCTGTCCTTTGGTCATGAAGGAGTTACTGGACATGGTGTCCCGTGGTGGCTAG